A part of Caldicellulosiruptor owensensis OL genomic DNA contains:
- a CDS encoding VanZ family protein — protein MIRKTTVFLSWVTMILWLLVIFSLSSQPGTKSNDLSKSVTKQIVKVTQKVIVLNSYINSRKNVIIKLNNLIRKYAHVILYLVLGILVINAFILSGIRGYKAFIFSLIFCFFYATSDEIYQLFVPGRGAKATDVLIDALGAVIGMLVYNIICRLFYQKYSKKTPTSLRWEMNC, from the coding sequence ATGATCAGAAAAACAACAGTCTTCCTTTCCTGGGTAACCATGATCTTATGGTTGCTTGTTATCTTTTCCTTATCCTCCCAGCCAGGGACAAAGTCTAATGACCTTAGCAAAAGTGTGACAAAGCAAATTGTTAAAGTAACACAAAAGGTGATTGTACTGAATAGTTACATAAATTCAAGAAAAAATGTAATAATTAAACTCAATAATCTCATTCGAAAATATGCCCATGTGATATTATACTTAGTGTTGGGTATATTGGTTATTAATGCATTTATCCTAAGTGGAATTAGAGGTTACAAAGCCTTTATTTTCTCATTAATATTTTGCTTCTTTTATGCCACAAGTGACGAAATATACCAGTTGTTTGTCCCTGGCAGAGGAGCAAAAGCAACTGATGTTTTGATTGATGCTTTAGGTGCAGTTATTGGTATGTTAGTTTACAATATCATTTGTAGATTATTTTATCAAAAATACAGCAAGAAGACTCCCACCTCTTTAAGGTGGGAGATGAATTGCTAA